TCGCGGTGGGGCAAGTTCCGCAAACAACACGGTGCCCTTCTCACAATTCGATAGTCAAAACCCCGAGGACCTCTGGCGTGCCTTGGCTGCATTTGAGCGCAAGCACGGTGAGCGTGTGATCGCCATTCCTCACAATGGAAATCTCAGTAACGGACGTATGTTTACGGTAGAAAACTTCGATGGCTCTCCGCTGTCTCGGCAGATGGCGGAGTTACGTGCGCGGTTTGAGCCGATTGTAGAAGTTACCCAAATTAAAGGCGATGGCGAGGCCCATCCAATGCTTTCACCGGGTGATGAGTTTGCTGGTTACGAAATTTGGGATGCGGCAAACCTGGATGGAACTGAAAGGAAAAAGCCGGAGATGTTGCGTTGGGAGTATGCTCGGGAGGCATTGAAAACTGGCTTGATGCTGGATAAGACGCTGGGAGTGAACCCTTATAAGTTTGGCATGATCGGCAGTACGGACGCACATACCAGCCTAGCGGCAGTTGAGGAAGATAATTTTTTCGGCAAACACTCCGGAGTAGAGCCAGAGCCTGGTCGTTGGGAGCACATGGTTATTGAGGCGCCAGACCCGGAGCTCACCATTTATGGCTGGCAAATGGCATCCTCGGGCTACGCAGCCGTATGGGCGGAAGAAAATACGCGCGAGGCGCTGTTTGACGCTATGGTGCGCAAAGAGACCTATGCGACGACGGGTTCGCGCATGGTCGTGCGGTTTTTTGGTGGCTGGGATTTTACCTCCGCCGATGCGGATAAAGGGTCTATTGCCGAGAGGGGGTATACAAAAGGTGTGCCGATGGGGGCCGATTTACCCAAGGCGAGTGCGCAGGGCGCCCCAAGTTTTCTGGTGGCCGCGATGAAAGATCCGATTGGCGGGAACTTGGATCGGATCCAGATCGTCAAGGGGTGGCAGGATAAGAACGGCGTATTGAAAGAAAAAGTTTACGATGTGGTGTGGAGCGGTAAACGGAAACCCTCCCGGGACGGGCGTATTCCGGCGGTGGGCAATACGGTCGATGTTGCCAATGCGACCTGGCAGAACACTATTGGAGAAAAGGAGCTCCGGGCCGTGTGGCGTGACCCTGAATTTGATCCAGCCGAAATGGCGTTTTATTACGCGCGAGTGATTGAAATTCCGACGCCACGCTGGACCGCATATGAAGCTAAACGGTTTGGAGTGAAGATGGGGAAGGACGTGCCGATGGTGACCACGGAGCGCGCCTACACGTCGCCGATCTGGTATTCACCAATACGTTGAGCCATGCTCTCACGCCTACATGGCCTTGTTGGTGCCGCGAGGAAACAGGTGCGCCAACCGGTTCGACGTTAGCTAGCACCCGACCGGGGCAGCGTTGTTAGCAGCTAGCCAGTAAATCTTTGGTCTGTTTAATACGCTGCTGTCGCTCTTCTTCCGGCAATACCCGGTAATTGCCACTGGCATCCACTTCGCGAACCCGCGCATGGCGCTCCAGTTCCTGAAGCCGCTGTTGGGCACTGCGGCAGCGCTGCTCGCGGGCGGCCATCTCGGCCTCACCAGAATCGGTGTTTTCTGCAGGCTGCACTGTCTGCTCCGCTGTCTGGTTGTTATCCGCTTTGGCGGCGGTGGTCATTTTGCGCTGGGCCAACAGCGCCTGCTGCTCTTCCTGCCACTTTTTGTAGCGCTCGGACTTCGGCGCTTTTACCACTTCCACCTCCTCTTGCTGGGGCGGCTGAGAGCCAAAGTGCACCACGCCGTTCTCATCGACCCATTTGTAGATACCGTCCGCCTGGGCCGCCGTGGCCAGCAAGCTCAGGGTGAAACACAGCGTAGTAACAGTGGTGCGCATGGGGTATGTCGCCTTGATCAGTGAATGTTCTTGTTATGCCGGTAGGCAGGGGGCTGGCGCGAAATCGCCCCCGTGCGTCCATTGTAACGGTCAGGGGCAGGGATCTCGCAACCCAGTTAACAGTTTGTGTAGCAGTTTACTGCCGGAGGTCCGGTTAGTGGTGTTCATTGGTTGACACACGGGTCACAAACTGGACAATTTGTCGCTCACTCGGCGAAGTAGATGTCCCCGCAACACCCTGCGGTCCGCACTCTCCCCGGTGGGTTAAGCACCCGCCACCTCCTGCCGAGGAGGTCCTCCCCATCTGGAGGCCTTGGTGCCCGCGATCCGGTTCCGCTACCGGCCGGGGACCGCGCAGATTTTGCGTTGCCGTTAAGCCATCCTAAAAAACGGACTAAATCTGCGTTTAAGGCTGATATTTATCACGCTTTTCCTTTAGAATCGCCGTCTGGCTTTCGCGCAGTCCGGCTATTCTGTGGTTATTGGATGATGCGGATCCTAAGAATTGGGAAATTTTGAGGGGGCTCAAGTGGAATTACTCTCCGGCGGCGATATGTTGGTTCGCGCGCTGCAGGATGAAGGGGTTGACCTGATATTCGGTTACCCCGGCGGTTCGGCACTTCATATATACGATGCCATCTTTCGCCAGAAGGGCATCAAGCACCTGCTGGTGCGGCATGAACAGGGGGCAACCCACGCTGCGGACGGTTACGCCCGCGCGACGGGCAAGACCGGCGTGGTGCTGGTGACCTCTGGCCCGGGTGCAACCAATGCCATCACCGGCATTGCCACTGCCTATATGGACTCCATCCCGATGGTGGTGATTTCCGGTCAGGTACCTTCCGACAAGATCGGCGAGGATGCCTTCCAGGAAACCGATATGGTGGGCTGTTCCCGTCCGATCGTGAAGCACAGCTTTCTGGTCAAAAAAGCGGAAGATATCCCCGAGATCGTCAAGAAGGCGTTCTATATCGCGTCCACCGGTCGTCCTGGCCCGGTAGTGATCGATGTCCCCAAAGACATCACCAACCCGGTGGATCGCTATCCCTATCAATATCCGGAAAAAATGCGCATGCGCTCGTATACCCCGGCGGGTAAGGGGCATACGGGTCAGATTCGCAAAGCGGTGGCGTTGCTGCTCTCCGCCAAGCGTCCGGTCATCTACGCTGGCGGTGGGGTTATTCAGGGTGACGGCTCAGCGCTGCTCTGCGAGCTGGCTCAGCGTCTGAACTATCCGGTAACCAATACCCTGATGGGGCTTGGGGCTTACCCGGGGACGGACAAGCGCTTCCTGGGGATGCTGGGTATGCACGGCACCTTCGAAGCCAATACGGCGATGCATCACGCCGACGTCATTCTCGCCGTAGGCGCGCGCTTCGATGATCGGGTAACCAATACCCCGAGCAAATTCTGTCCGGGCGCCAAGGTGATTCACATTGATGTGGACCCGGCTTCTATTTCCAAAACCATCACCGCCGATGTACCTATTGTGGGTACCGTGCAGTCGGTGCTGAAGGAAATGCTGGAGATGCTGAAGGCTTCCAGGGAGATGCCGGATCAGTCGGCCATTGTGGATTGGTGGCGACAGATCGATGACTGGCGTGAACGTCATGGCCTGTACACCGCACCGCGCTATCGCACCGACGGCGACATGATTATGCCGCAAGAGGTGATCAGTGCCGTGCACCAGATCACCAAAGGCGACGCCTACGTCACCTCGGATGTGGGCCAGCACCAGATGTTTGCCGCCCAGTACTATCTGTTCGACAAGCCGCGCCGCTGGATCAACTCCGGTGGCCTCGGCACCATGGGTTTTGGCTTGCCCGCCGCCCTGGGGGTGAAGGCTGCGTATCCCGATGCCGAGGTGGTCTGTGTGACCGGCGAGGGCAGTATCCAGATGTGTATCCAGGAGCTGTCCACGGCAACACAATACAATCTGCCCGTGAAAATCCTGTGCCTGAACAATCAGGCCCTGGGCATGGTAAAGCAGTGGCAGGAAATGCAGTACGAAGGGCGCCTGTCCAACAGCGTCTATGAGGATTCCCTGCCCGACTTTATCAAGCTGGCGGAGGCCTACGGGCATCTCGGTATGAAGATCGAGCATCGCGACGAGCTGCACGGCAAGCTGGAGGAGGCGTTCGCGATCAAGGACCGCACCGTGTTTATCGATGTTTACGTCGATCCAACCGAGCACGTCTATCCCATGCAGGTGATGCCGAGTGGCTCCATGCGGGATATGTGGCTCAGTAAGACGGAACGGACGTAAAGGGAGGTAAACACCAATGCGCAGAATCATTTCAGTTCTGATGGAGAACGAGCCGGGAGCCTTGTCGCGGGTGGTTGGTCTGTTTTCCCAGCGGGGCTATAACATCGAAAGTCTCACCGTAGCACCGACCGAGGATTCGACGTTATCGCGTCTGACACTGACCACGATTGGCGACGATCACAAGATCGAGCAGATCACCAAGAATCTGAACAAATTGATCGATGTGGTGAAACTGGTGGACCTCACTGAGGGGTCTCACATTGAGCGCGAA
This genomic interval from Microbulbifer sp. Q7 contains the following:
- a CDS encoding DUF3604 domain-containing protein; the encoded protein is MAFRLGWSQLANGLFRFGAWSVACAMLGLATSAVAQESEKSLSDIEKPFPSQVFFGDTHLHTDISVDAGTMNRLGQEAAFRFARGEEVKTTHGLKAKLRRPLDFLVIADHAEMYGLMPRLLAGDKEILATEKGQRWYEMLRGGDRESTFKAAMEIVASLQEKEPPFSSEKIVRDSWHAYTALADQYNQPGKFTAIIGYEWTAIGGYNLHRNVLFRGGASSANNTVPFSQFDSQNPEDLWRALAAFERKHGERVIAIPHNGNLSNGRMFTVENFDGSPLSRQMAELRARFEPIVEVTQIKGDGEAHPMLSPGDEFAGYEIWDAANLDGTERKKPEMLRWEYAREALKTGLMLDKTLGVNPYKFGMIGSTDAHTSLAAVEEDNFFGKHSGVEPEPGRWEHMVIEAPDPELTIYGWQMASSGYAAVWAEENTREALFDAMVRKETYATTGSRMVVRFFGGWDFTSADADKGSIAERGYTKGVPMGADLPKASAQGAPSFLVAAMKDPIGGNLDRIQIVKGWQDKNGVLKEKVYDVVWSGKRKPSRDGRIPAVGNTVDVANATWQNTIGEKELRAVWRDPEFDPAEMAFYYARVIEIPTPRWTAYEAKRFGVKMGKDVPMVTTERAYTSPIWYSPIR
- a CDS encoding DUF4124 domain-containing protein, with amino-acid sequence MRTTVTTLCFTLSLLATAAQADGIYKWVDENGVVHFGSQPPQQEEVEVVKAPKSERYKKWQEEQQALLAQRKMTTAAKADNNQTAEQTVQPAENTDSGEAEMAAREQRCRSAQQRLQELERHARVREVDASGNYRVLPEEERQQRIKQTKDLLASC
- a CDS encoding acetolactate synthase 3 large subunit, producing MELLSGGDMLVRALQDEGVDLIFGYPGGSALHIYDAIFRQKGIKHLLVRHEQGATHAADGYARATGKTGVVLVTSGPGATNAITGIATAYMDSIPMVVISGQVPSDKIGEDAFQETDMVGCSRPIVKHSFLVKKAEDIPEIVKKAFYIASTGRPGPVVIDVPKDITNPVDRYPYQYPEKMRMRSYTPAGKGHTGQIRKAVALLLSAKRPVIYAGGGVIQGDGSALLCELAQRLNYPVTNTLMGLGAYPGTDKRFLGMLGMHGTFEANTAMHHADVILAVGARFDDRVTNTPSKFCPGAKVIHIDVDPASISKTITADVPIVGTVQSVLKEMLEMLKASREMPDQSAIVDWWRQIDDWRERHGLYTAPRYRTDGDMIMPQEVISAVHQITKGDAYVTSDVGQHQMFAAQYYLFDKPRRWINSGGLGTMGFGLPAALGVKAAYPDAEVVCVTGEGSIQMCIQELSTATQYNLPVKILCLNNQALGMVKQWQEMQYEGRLSNSVYEDSLPDFIKLAEAYGHLGMKIEHRDELHGKLEEAFAIKDRTVFIDVYVDPTEHVYPMQVMPSGSMRDMWLSKTERT
- the ilvN gene encoding acetolactate synthase small subunit; translated protein: MRRIISVLMENEPGALSRVVGLFSQRGYNIESLTVAPTEDSTLSRLTLTTIGDDHKIEQITKNLNKLIDVVKLVDLTEGSHIERELLLVKVRATGAQRDEVKRSVDIFRGQIVDVTSNMYTVQVSGTSEKLDAFLQALGEHTIMEVVRSGVSGIARGEKVLSV